From Sceloporus undulatus isolate JIND9_A2432 ecotype Alabama chromosome 6, SceUnd_v1.1, whole genome shotgun sequence, one genomic window encodes:
- the TREH gene encoding trehalase yields MADPAMWLLLAFCSTLLGQQALAGSLLAPCNSQIYCTGELLKQVQAAKLFKDDKHFVDMSLKASPEVVLEQFWQQVNATPGGTLSKQQLAAFVETYFSPPGQELDNWVPLDWTDSPPFLEKISDERLRSWAQALNSKWKQLGRKMKPEVQTSPERHSLIYVPNPLIVPGGRFIEYYYWDSFWVIEGLLLSNMTTTAEGMIRNFLHLVEKLGHIPNGGRVYYERRSQPPLLSLMVESYLRHTNNTGFLRKNIALLEAEYRFWQEQRAINVSLGGREYSLNRFHVQVGEPRPESYMKDVEVAAGLDEGAQQMLWSELHSGAESGWDFSSRWFLPGPPPLQATLQDTRTSAIVPVDLNAILCRVEKLLASFHRTLGNAEEASRFQAAHEERALAMEAVFWDKEAGIWLDYNLLRQRHNQAFYPTNLAPLWAECGVGPSHAESALRYLERSPALSYRNGLPTSLANTGQQWDLPNAWAPLQDMVVGGLAKSSSPRAQELALSLAQRWVKMNLAVYQKYQNMFEKYNVQGDGKPGGGGEYEVQEGFGWTNGVALKLLDLYGDHLTSASAFPLTGIWLWICTCLLLALT; encoded by the exons TGTCCCTGAAGGCCAGCCCAG AAGTGGTGCTGGAGCAATTTTGGCAGCAAGTGAATGCCACACCTGGAGGGACCTTGTCCAAGCAGCAGCTGGCAGCGTTTGTGGAGACCTATTTCTCTCCTCCGGGGCAGGAGCTGGACAACTGGGTGCCTCTCGACTGGACAGACag CCCCCCATTTTTGGAGAAGATTTCAGATGAAAGGCTGCGGTCCTGGGCCCAGGCCCTCAACAGCAAATGGAAGCAGCTGGGCAGGAAG ATGAAGCCGGAGGTCCAAACTAGCCCAGAGCGCCACTCCCTGATCTATGTGCCAAACCCTCTGATTGTGCCGGGGGGACGCTTCATTGAATACTACTACTG GGATTCTTTCTGGGTCATCGAAGGCCTTTTGCTCTCCAACATGACCACCACGGCTGAGGGCATGATCAGGAACTTCCTTCATCTGGTGGAGAA ATTGGGACACATCCCCAATGGAGGCCGGGTCTACTATGAGCGCCGCAGCCAGCCCCCTTTGCTCAGCCTGATGGTAGAGAGCTACCTGAGACACACAAACAACACAGGCTTCCTGAG GAAAAACATTGCCCTCCTAGAGGCCGAGTACCGCTTTTGGCAAGAGCAGAGGGCAATCAACGTCTCCCTGGGGGGCCGGGAGTACTCTCTGAATCGCTTCCACGTCCAGGTGGGGGAGCCCAG ACCAGAGTCCTACATGAAGGACGTGGAAGTGGCAGCCGGCCTGGATGAAG GAGCCCAACAGATGCTCTGGTCAGAGCTCCACAGTGGGGCAGAGTCTGGCTGGGATTTCTCCTCCCGCTGGTTCTTGCCAGGGCCACCACCACTCCAGGCCACGCTGCAAGACACCAGGACCAGTGCCATCGTGCCAGTGGATCTGAACGCCATCCTTTGCAGAGTCGAGAAGCTGCTGGCCTCCTTCCACCGGACTCTGG GGAACGCTGAGGAAGCCAGTCGGTTCCAGGCGGCTCATGAAGAGCGGGCGCTTGCGATGGAGGCTGTCTTCTGGGACAAGGAGGCTGGGATCTGGCTGGACTACAACCTCCTGCGCCAGAGGCATAACCAAGCCTTCTACCCAACCAACCTGGCACCTTTGTGGGCAGAGTGTGGCGTGGGTCCTTCCCATGCAGAGAGTGCCCTCCGCTACCTTGAG AGGAGCCCAGCACTGTCCTACAGGAACGGACTGCCCACCTCCCTGGCAAACACAGGCCAACAGTGGGACCTGCCAAATGCATGGGCCCCCCTCCAGGACATGGTGGTTGGAG gcctggccaaGTCCTCCTCCCCCAGGGCACAAGAGCTGGCCCTCTCCTTGGCCCAGCGATGGGTGAAGATGAACCTGGCTGTCTACCAGAAGTACCAGAACATGTTTGAGAAG tATAATGTTCAAGGTGATGGGAAGCCAGGTGGAGGGGGAGAGTATGAAGTGCAG gAGGGCTTCGGCTGGACCAATGGAGTGGCTCTGAAGCTGCTGGACCTCTATGGCGACCACCTCACTTCTGCCTCTGCTTTTCCCCTGACTGGCATCTGGCTCTGGATTTGCACCTGCCTCCTGCTAGCTTTGACATAG
- the LOC121933435 gene encoding uncharacterized protein LOC121933435 has translation MASFKQCTKCGVKIPRADDHDKCVLCLGEAHIQGSCAHCKAMSAQALKNRDRTLKAALYERVLSQPGGSGASGEADAPKAPKRKGEKRSDRDKKRARSTSPPAKSRRKGPPSTVSVPPPESRPVPSTSPVPEPVKTPTPSLPALSRTVPLEPRVLLTSHLSVPADSLQIVNVDSASEGELQDSYAPFSPQRPRSRSPSPSPTRRPRSASRDWATLGTEADEALAAHHRPPADHDRDLFQAFPDLVHDQRTGQYLIPVDPSRLRRDLRAHLQGRRPDDDTSRRDDRDNLGTSDSLFRRRSPSPSRSGSGSPRSASPVSDEDTPFVPQGPSVPSPTDDVRAFADRVIQMADTLKLEVAHPEDDALDPVERRIHSSAPAPPALAYLPSLEKIAKRSWDAPATIPSTSRRIENLYRVTPSTPSWLSNHPKLNSAIVEGAQSTFAPKASSSPVDKDSKKLDALAKKFYASAALDLKIANYAACMGAYVQSLVKKMDPTIADLPEDRRRMMAALRNEIHLMAGQQIISARHSTDCASKILSGSIALRRYMWVRSSDLTPQAKAAIEDMPFDNSGLFNRDTDEKLSFRYRMKTAARKHGRLLVRDARLERCLLSHSDPGGPPQVPRLRCWIPGVSVQGPSLWPFHSSKSLHEVHGTRGGLPTSEGNHSLPVPGRLALRSILKGRPAQAAGFCPIPATSTRTTGQLRQVQPDSYQANRLHRINTGLCTDEGVPSRDKVPSPLCISAALPPPKTPSGPCSSSRHGAPGLHHFRHTVGQTAPQAHSILVPLRVRPRPRHGYQVAHHPENGTEVLTMVAPIRQRLCGDAISTPSARPLPDYGRLPARMGRPHIGPYNKGQTRT, from the exons atggcctctttcaagcaatgcactaagtgcggggtgaaaatccccagggccgatgaccacgacaagtgtgtcctctgcctgGGGGAGGCACACATTCAGGGCAGTTgtgcccactgcaaggccatgtccgccCAAGCCCTCAAGAATAGGGACCGGACTCTCAAGGCTgccctctatgagagggttctcagccagcctggcGGCTCTGGAGCCTCTGGGGAAGCGGacgcccccaaagcccccaagagaaagggggagaaacgCTCCGAccgggacaagaagcgggctcgctcgACCTCCCCGCCGGCCAAGAGCCGCCGCAAGGGgcccccaagcacggtctcagtgcctccgcctgagtcgaggccagtaccgtcGACATCGCCTGTTCCTGAGCCGGTGAAGACCCCGACTCCGTCTCTACCGGCCCTCTCCCGTACGGTGCCGCTcgagcccagagtcctcctcaccaGTCACCTCTCTGTACCGGCAGATAGCCTACAGATTGTGAACGTGGACTCTGCATCGGAGGGAGAGCTTCAGGACTCCTAtgctccattctcccctcagaggccaaggtCAAGATCCCCCTCGCCCTCGCCAACCAGACGACCACGCTCTGCCTCACGGGACTGGGCCACGCTAGGTACCGAAGCTGACGAGGCTCTGGCTGCACACCATCGCCCCCCTGCAGATCACGATCGGGACCTCTTCCAGGCGTTCCCAGATCTCGTCCACGATCAGCGCACGGGACAGTACctcatcccggttgacccgtccCGCCTTCGCCGGGACCTCCGTGCTCACCTTCAAGGCCGTCGTCCGGATGATGACACCTCCCGCCGGGATGACCGGGACAACCTCGGGACATCCGACTCTCTCTTCAGACGGCGGAGCCCATCCCCCTCGAGGTCCGGCTCGGGCTCTCCTCGTTCCGCATCTCCCGTCTCGGATGAGGATACCCCGTTTGTGCCTCAGGGCCCTTCTGTCCCTTCGCCCACGGATGACGTCAGGGCCTTTGCCGACAGGGTCATACAGATGGCTGACACCCTCAAGCTGGAAGTCGCCCATCCGGAGGACGATGCTCTCGACCCggtggaaaggaggatccacAGCTCTGCTCCGGCCCCACCAGCCCTGGCCTACCTCCCGTCCCTGGAGAAGATCGCCAAGCGCtcttgggacgccccagccaccatcccgTCCACTTCGCGCAGGATCGAGAACCTGTATCGGGTCACTCCATCCACCCCGTCCTGGCTGTCGaaccatcccaagctgaattcagctattgttGAAGGGGCCCAGTCCACCTTCGCCCCCAAAGCCTCGTCCTCGCCCGTAGACAAGGACAGTAAGAAGCTGGACGCCTTGGCGAAGAAATTCTACGCTTCGGCTGCTCTAGATCTCAAGATCGCGAACTACgcggcttgcatgggggcctacgtccagTCCCTGGTGaagaagatggatcccaccattgctgacttgcccgaggacaggaggcgtatgatggcggctctcaggaacgagatccacctgatggcgggacagcagatcatctctgcCAGGCACTCCACGGATTGTGCATCTAAaatcctctctggctccatagcTCTCCGCCGCTATATGTGGGTCCGGTCTTCAGATCTTACCCCTCAGGCaaaggcggctattgaagacatgccctttgacaactcgggcctcttcaatagGGACACGGACGAGAAGCTTagcttcaggtaccggatgaagaccgcggctaggaagcacg gaagGCTACTGGTTCGTGACGCTAGACTTGAAAGATGCTTACTTTCAcatagcgatcctggaggaccaccgcaggttcctcgccttcgctgttgGATACCAGGCGTatcagtacaaggtccttccctttggcctttccacagctccaagagtcttcacgaagtgcatggcacccgtggtggctTACCTACGTCAGAAGGGAATcacagtcttcccgtacctggacgactggctcttcgcagcatcctcaaaggacgCCCTGCTCAAGCAGCTGGATTTTGCCCTATCCCTGCTACAAGCACTAGGActacaggtcaacttcgacaagtccaacctgactcctaccaagcgaatagacttCATAGGATCAACACTGGACTCTGTACAGATGAGGGCGTACCTTCCAGAGACAAGGTTCCAAGCCCTCTGTGCATCTCTGCAGCCCTGCCTCCGCCGAAGACGCCTTCAGGCCCGTGCAGTTCAAGTCGCCATGGGGCACCTGGCCTCCACCACTTTCGTCACACTGTGGGCCAGACTGCGCCtcaggcccattcaatcttggttcctctccgtgttcgaccCCGTCCGAGACACGGCTACCAAGTTGCTCACCATCCCGAGAATGGTACAGAGGtccttacgatggtggctccaatccgacaacgtctgtgtggggatgccatttctACGCCCTCAGCCAGACCTCTCCctgactacggacgcctccctgcaaggatggggcgcccacacattggaccttacaataaaggacagacaaggacgtag